Below is a window of Polyangiaceae bacterium DNA.
CGGCGGCTCCGGGACTGGTGGCGCGGGGACCGGCGGCGCGGGGACCGGCGGCTCCGGGACCGGCGGCGCGGGAACCGGCGGGTCCGGAACCGGTGGCACGAGCTCCGGCGCTTGCTCCAACATCACGACCGGCCTGCCGCCGGCCTGCGACACCTGCATGAAGGGGGCGTGCTGCTCGCAGATGCAGGCCTGTCAGGCCAGCACGGCGTGCACGAACCTGGTCACGTGCTTGCAGCAGAAGTGCGCCAACGCGCCGAACCTCACGACCTGCGCGTTGCAGAACTGCGGCTCGTTCCTGAGCGGCGCCAGCCTGGCCACGCCGATCCAGACCTGCCAGCAGCAGAACTGCGCGACCCAGTGCCAGTGAGCTGGGGTGTTCACGAGCTCAGCGAGAGCTGATTGAGACTCGGTAGCGAGCCCGACTATCCTGGCGGGATGTCCGTTTCGAGGATGCACATCCTGGGGCTCGCTGCGCTCGTCATCGTGGCACTGCTGGCGTGTCGTCAGAGCTCGAACAAGAGTGGCGCGAGCGCGAGCGCGAGCGCTCCGCCGGCAGCTGCCGACCCCGTGGACGCTGCTGCCACGCCTCCCACCGATCTCGGCGAAGCGAACGCTGAAGGCCGCGCCCCCGAAGCCGACGCTGGACGGCTTCGTGAACTCGCCCAATGCCGCCCTGGCGAGCCTAGAACAGCTCGCCGAGCTGCGTGTAGACAAGCAACTGCCGTCGTTCGTCACCACCTCGCTCAGCTGGTGCGGCGCGTGGATTAGCGGCAAGAAGGCGAGCATCGACGAGCGGTACATTCGAGAGTGCGACGGATTCAGGTACGTGGTGGTGCTGCGCTTTTCGCGCCTGATCAAGCCGAAGATGACCGGCGCCTCGACGTATCGACCGGGCAACTGCGCCGGTGATGCGACCGTGTTCGACATCGAGACAGGCGAGCGGCTCGGTTCGGTCCCGTTTTCGGCGGCGAACGCCGGCGAGCTCGAGGCGATGCAGGGCGTGGAGCAGGGGCGCGTCGAGAGCGATCTCAATCGACGCTGCGCGTGGGCCGCACAGGTCGAAATCGACGAGATCTTCGGCGATCCGACGCCCAAGTGACGCTTCACATGCCGCGCGCTCGCGCGCTCACGGGTCGATCAGCTCGCCGTACACCATGTCCTTCGTGAAGGCGTCGTCCAGGCCGCACTCGTCCTTGATTTGGTCCGCAGACACCGTCGCGAGGGTCTCACCGAAGCCGCTGGCAAATCCATACGACGTGAGCTTGGTCGCGACGGGCAGCACGCACGGCGTGCCGGTCAGGTCCTTGGTTTGGAAGAATGTGGCGTCGTGGAGCAACACCATGCTGCCCCAGCCGCTGAGCTTGTCGCCGGTGGCGCACGAAGCGGAGAAGTGCTGGTCCCGCACGAGGCCGGTGTCATGGTCCGAAGAGAGCTTCCAGGGTGTGCCGTCCTCGCCGACCACGTAGCCCTCCCACTTGTTCCAGTCGGAAGCGACCAGGAAGGCCGTTCCGGCGGACACCTCGGGAAACGTGCTGCTGAAGTGCCAGGCACCCGGCCCCATCGACTCCCCGACGCGGATGTCCTGCTTCAGCGTACCGACGCAGTAGCTGCTGAACGCCTCGAGGCCCCCGGTCCGAAAGGACTCGCCCGAGTCGGAGCCGGAACACCCCGAGATGATGGTCGATAGTGCAAGCGCGCCGAGACACGCCGAGGGACGCATGCTCCTGATACGCGGGGAAAGCACAGCTCCTCCCCGAGCGGCCGCGCGCAACGGACGAGCTCGGTCAGCGTGCGCCCGGCCCGAGAGCGTGCGGATGTGCGGCAGTCCGACCGCCGCTACCGGGTAAGGCGCGCCCTCGGCGGGCTCGGCATCGCACGCAACTCGATCGCGGTGGCGGCGGCTTGCCGAACAGTTTTCGCGAGTTGCTGCCGGGAAGGGGCCAGGACGGTGGCACAGCGGATGCAGCACTCGGGCGTCCCCAAGAGGAGGCCTCTAGTGCCATCACGCATCGCCCTCGCATCGTCCTTCGCGCTCGTGTTCGTCGTCGCCTGCAAGGAGGAGCGGCCTGCGCCCGCAACGACCGCCCCACCGGCGCCGAGCGCCGCGCCCGCCGCGGCCGAGGTCACGCTCGAGCCCGCGCAGCTCGGTATGTTCGCGCCGCTGCCAAAGGAGATGCCCTCTCCCCTCAACGCCATCACCGAGGCCAAGGTCACACTCGGACGCATGCTGTACTTCGAGAAGCGGATCTCGAAGAACCAGGACATCTCGTGCAACAGCTGCCACGACCTGGCGAATTTCGGCGTCGACGGGCACGCGTTCTCGGACGGGCACAAGAAGCAGAAGGGCGGCCGCAACTCACCGTCCGTCTACAACGCAGCCGGTCACGTGGCGCAGTTCTGGGACGGGCGCGCGGCGGACGTGGAGAAGCAGGCCCAAGGCCCGGTGCTCAATCCGGTCGAGATGGCCATGCCGAACGAGAAGCAAGTGCTCGCGGTGCTCGAGTCTATGCCGGAGTACGTCGATGCCTTCGAGAAGGCGTTCCCGGGCGAGAAGCAGCCGATCACCTACGACAACTTCGGCAAGGCGATCGGGGCGTTCGAGCGCAAGCTCGTGACACTGGCCCGCTGGGACAAATTCCTGGGCGGCGACAAGTCGGCGCTGACGCCCGCCGAGAAGAAGGGTGTCTCGCTGTTCGTCAGCACGGGCTGCACCGCCTGTCACAGCGGAGCGTACGTGGGCGGCGCCTCGTTCCAGAAGGTGGGTGCGGTGAAGCCCTGGCCGAACCAGAAAGACCTGGGGCGCTTCGACGTCACCAAGCAGGAGGCCGACAAGCTCAGCTTCAAGGTCGCCTCCTTGCGCAACGTCGCGAAGACGGCGCCCTATTTCCACGATGCCTCGGCCAATACGCTGCCGGAGGCGGTGAGCTCGATGGCCGAGCATC
It encodes the following:
- a CDS encoding c-type cytochrome; its protein translation is MQHSGVPKRRPLVPSRIALASSFALVFVVACKEERPAPATTAPPAPSAAPAAAEVTLEPAQLGMFAPLPKEMPSPLNAITEAKVTLGRMLYFEKRISKNQDISCNSCHDLANFGVDGHAFSDGHKKQKGGRNSPSVYNAAGHVAQFWDGRAADVEKQAQGPVLNPVEMAMPNEKQVLAVLESMPEYVDAFEKAFPGEKQPITYDNFGKAIGAFERKLVTLARWDKFLGGDKSALTPAEKKGVSLFVSTGCTACHSGAYVGGASFQKVGAVKPWPNQKDLGRFDVTKQEADKLSFKVASLRNVAKTAPYFHDASANTLPEAVSSMAEHQLGKKLSAEDVASIVTFLEALTGEVPEDYIRPPELPKSTARTPKPDPS